A single Candidatus Hydrogenedens sp. DNA region contains:
- the dapB gene encoding 4-hydroxy-tetrahydrodipicolinate reductase: protein MRICVAGALGKMGRRILEVAGWEEDIQVCGAFDLPEFKGRVISYGGEKGSPKEIVLGDNAKDEIVKADVLIDFTQPASSVRHTQIACSLKKGVVIGTTGLSSEQEQSLRDFSKEIPILYAPNMSVGVNLLFRLVKEVAECLGMDYNAEIVEIHHNQKKDSPSGTALRLAKEVAEGLNLDSKKHVLYGREGVIGPRKKEEIGVLAVRGGDVVGEHTVYFIGHGERLQLTHIAHNRDNFAKGAIRAGRFIHGREPGMYDMMDALGLR, encoded by the coding sequence ATGCGTATATGTGTTGCAGGAGCCTTAGGTAAAATGGGGAGACGAATATTAGAAGTTGCAGGTTGGGAAGAGGATATTCAGGTATGTGGTGCTTTTGATTTGCCTGAGTTCAAGGGACGAGTTATATCTTATGGAGGGGAAAAAGGTAGTCCTAAAGAAATTGTTTTAGGTGATAACGCTAAAGACGAAATAGTAAAAGCAGATGTGTTAATTGATTTTACTCAACCAGCGTCTTCTGTTCGTCATACTCAGATTGCGTGTTCCTTAAAGAAAGGTGTTGTAATAGGGACAACAGGGCTTTCCTCAGAACAAGAACAATCTCTACGAGATTTTTCAAAGGAAATTCCTATTTTATATGCACCGAATATGAGTGTTGGTGTAAATTTGTTATTCCGTTTAGTAAAAGAAGTTGCGGAATGTTTAGGAATGGATTACAATGCAGAAATTGTAGAAATTCATCATAATCAAAAAAAAGATAGTCCCAGTGGCACTGCTTTACGGTTAGCAAAGGAAGTAGCAGAGGGGTTAAATTTAGACTCTAAAAAACATGTTTTATATGGGAGAGAAGGAGTTATTGGACCCCGTAAAAAGGAGGAAATCGGCGTGTTAGCAGTTCGTGGAGGGGATGTCGTTGGTGAACATACTGTATACTTTATTGGACATGGGGAACGTCTACAATTAACACATATTGCACATAATCGGGACAATTTTGCCAAAGGGGCTATCCGTGCAGGACGATTTATTCATGGTCGTGAACCTGGCATGTATGACATGATGGATGCGTTAGGTTTAAGATAA